One region of Triticum aestivum cultivar Chinese Spring chromosome 6B, IWGSC CS RefSeq v2.1, whole genome shotgun sequence genomic DNA includes:
- the LOC123140086 gene encoding disease resistance protein RGA5 — translation MAMETALVTVATGVLKPVLGKLVVLLGNEYKRFKGVRKGIRSLTHELGAMEAFLTKMSEEEDPNVQDKVWMNEVRELSYDMEDAIDDFMQSIGDKDEKPDGFIDKIKSSLGKLGKMKARRRIGREIQDLKKQIIEVGDRNARYKSRETFSKTINATVDPRALAIFEHASKLVGIDEPKAEVIKLLTEEYVRSTVQQQQLQQLKIFSIVGYGGMGKTTLANQVYQELKGQYECRAFVSVSRNPDVTNILRTILSEVAKKDYGCTEGGSIQQLINKITDFLTDKRYFVVVDDIWDVDTWDIIKCAFPATTYTRRIITTTRINSVAHSCLSSFNGCIYNIRALGMVHSRQLFHRRLFKSIEDCPSYLQEISEQIMKKCHGLPLAIIAISGLLANTEKTEVLWNQVKDSIGRALERNPNVEGMMKILSLSYFDLPLYLKTCLLYLSTYLEDSTIKKKGLIRRWIAEGFIHSEGRYTAYELGERCFNELLNRGLIQPGETNDYGIVKSCRVHDTILDFIISKSIEENFVTLLGVPIPTIGNQGKVVRRLCLQGVEAGNSAVLIADLVFSHVRSLIVVRGLLEIPSLEQFRHLRVLDLMDCSELEDHHLENIVRLFQLRYLNLKGAEISKLPEQIGSLGCLEVLDLRGTSVKELPASIVNLRKLMHLLVGHDGVKFPDGIAKMQALETLKYVNASIQPLDFMCGLGQLMNLRNLQLMFDFGITNMARKEHNKAIISSMCKLGTQNIRSLIIRDESGLLDDESLCLPTLEYLSIHFLIFSEVPTWVGSLRNLQRLRLAVEGLKQDDLCSLGALPSLLVLCLDDETKSNEKLRINGEVGFRFLKIFVYCRCFKPADLIFGIGSMPKLEKLELNELHMVEANSLGFGIENLPCLTSVKCIVVRGDAGIAEAVKSAMKRAASTHPNHPSLRFS, via the exons ATGGCCATGGAGACGGCTCTTGTTACCGTGGCCACAGGGGTCCTCAAACCTGTCCTGGGGAAGCTGGTTGTTCTGCTCGGCAACGAGTACAAGCGGTTCAAGGGTGTGCGCAAGGGGATCAGGTCCCTTACTCATGAGCTCGGCGCCATGGAGGCTTTTCTCACCAAGATGTCAGAGGAGGAGGATCCCAATGTGCAGGATAAAGTTTGGATGAATGAGGTGCGGGAACTGTCCTATGACATGGAAGACGCCATCGATGACTTCATGCAAAGCATCGGTGACAAAGACGAAAAGCCAGATGGCTTCATTGATAAGATCAAGAGCTCACTAGGGAAGTTGGGGAAGATGAAGGCTCGCCGTCGGATTGGCAGAGAGATTCAGGATCTGAAGAAACAGATCATCGAGGTGGGCGACAGGAATGCAAGGTACAAGAGTCGTGAGAccttctccaagactatcaatgcGACCGTTGACCCTAGAGCTCTTGCTATCTTTGAGCATGCCTCAAAGCTTGTTGGAATCGATGAACCCAAGGCTGAGGTAATCAAGTTGTTGACAGAAGAGTATGTTCGTTCAACAGTGCAGCAACAACAGCTACAACAACTGAAGATATTCTCCATTGTTGGATATGGAGGTATGGGCAAGACAACTCTGGCAAACCAAGTCTATCAAGAGCTCAAAGGACAATACGAGTGTCGGGCTTTCGTATCAGTTTCACGAAATCCAGACGTGACGAATATCTTGAGAACCATTCTCAGTGAAGTCGCTAAGAAAGATTATGGTTGTACGGAAGGGGGGAGTATACAACAACTCATCAACAAGATCACTGATTTCCTAACAGACAAAAG GTACTTTGTTGTTGTTGACGATATATGGGACGTGGATACGTGGGATATTATTAAGTGTGCATTCCCAGCAACAACTTATACCCGTAGAATAATCACCACTACTCGTATAAACAGTGTCGCTCATTCATGTTTATCATCATTCAATGGCTGCATTTACAATATAAGGGCTCTTGGTATGGTGCACTCAAGACAGTTATTTCACAGAAGGTTATTCAAGTCTATTGAAGATTGCCCTTCATACCTTCAAGAAATTTCTGAGCAGATAATGAAAAAATGCCATGGGTTACCTTTGGCGATCATTGCTATATCTGGTTTGTTGGCTAACACAGAAAAAACAGAAGTTCTATGGAATCAAGTGAAAGATTCAATTGGTCGTGCACTTGAAAGGAATCCCAACGTCGAAGGAATGATGAAGATATTATCACTTAGTTACTTTGATCTGCCTCTTTATCTAAAAACATGTCTCTTATATCTGAGCACATATCTAGAAGATTCAACTATCAAGAAGAAGGGCCTGATAAGAAGATGGATTGCTGAAGGATTCATTCATAGCGAGGGTAGATACACGGCATATGAGTTAGGAGAAAGGTGTTTTAACGAACTACTCAATAGGGGTTTGATCCAACCTGGGGAGACAAATGACTATGGCATAGTGAAGAGTTGTCGAGTTCATGACACAATTCTTGATTTCATCATATCCAAGTCCATAGAAGAGAACTTTGTTACTTTACTTGGTGTTCCCATTCCGACAATTGGAAACCAAGGCAAAGTTGTTCGTCGACTTTGTCTACAAGGTGTCGAGGCAGGAAATTCAGCAGTATTGATAGCAGATCTCGTGTTTTCCCATGTCCGATCACTTATTGTGGTTAGAGGTCTATTGGAAATCCCTTCTTTGGAGCAGTTCAGACATCTGCGTGTTCTTGACTTGATGGATTGCTCCGAATTGGAAGATCATCATCTTGAAAATATAGTGAGGTTGTTCCAGCTGAGGTACCTGAATCTCAAAGGTGCAGAAATAAGCAAGCTCCCAGAACAAATTGGTAGTTTAGGATGCTTAGAGGTGCTGGACCTAAGAGGGACTTCTGTAAAGGAATTACCTGCATCTATTGTTAATCTCAGAAAATTGATGCATCTACTTGTTGGTCATGATGGTGTTAAATTTCCTGATGGGATTGCAAAGATGCAAGCACTAGAGACGTTAAAATATGTCAATGCCTCCATTCAGCCATTAGACTTCATGTGCGGCCTTGGTCAACTAATGAATTTGAGGAATCTGCAGCTTATGTTTGATTTCGGGATCACAAATATGGCTAGGAAGGAGCACAACAAAGCTATTATCTCCTCCATGTGTAAGCTTGGCACCCAGAATATTCGTTCCCTGATTATTCGGGATGAGAGTGGCCTCTTAGATGACGAATCTTTGTGCCTGCCTACCCTCGAGTACCTTTCTATCCATTTTCTGATCTTCTCAGAGGTTCCGACATGGGTGGGTTCCCTCAGAAACCTCCAACGGCTACGCCTTGCTGTGGAGGGGCTCAAGCAGGACGACCTCTGCTCCCTTGGGGCTTTACCCAGTCTACTCGTTCTGTGTCTGGATGATGAAACAAAGTCAAACGAAAAGCTCAGAATCAATGGTGAAGTTGGGTTCCGATTCTTGAAGATTTTTGTTTATTGCAGATGTTTTAAACCAGCAGATCTGATTTTTGGGATAGGGTCCATGCCAAAGCTTGAAAAACTAGAGCTTAATGAGCTTCACATGGTTGAAGCTAACTCTCTCGGCTTTGGAATTGAGAACCTCCCTTGCCTCACTAGTGTCAAATGCATTGTTGTTCGCGGTGATGCTGGCATTGCTGAAGCCGTGAAGTCAGCCATGAAGAGAGCAGCCAGCACGCATCCCAACCACCCTAGTCTACGCTTTTCGTGA
- the LOC123139803 gene encoding disease resistance protein RGA5: MCRYFVVVDDIWDVVTWDIIKLAFPMTSLGSIIITTTRKNDVAESCRSSFSGAIYGIRPLNMVLSRQLFHRRLFKSNEDCPSHLERLAYQMLRKCDGLPLAIIAISGLLANRERTEDTWNAVEKSIGRALERNPTIEGMIKILSLSYFDLPPHLKTCLLYLSIFPEDAIIQTKNLIWRWIAEGFVHKDGKHTAFELGERYFNELINRNLIQVAHTNRFGKVKSCRVHDTILDFIISKSIEENFVSLVGVPSLTVGTQRKVRRLSLQVDDQGKSVIPTCLVLSHVRSLNVFVQSFEIPSLDEFRRLRVLDFGGCMKLENHHLSNIGRLFQLRCLILRNREITELPEVIGHLCCLEVLDIRRTNVKELPATIVNLGKLVCLLMPDCVKIPDGIAKMQALEVFNWVTVFKQTSNLLHELGQLKNLRELVISLCIYSSHDDDTIRTLEVIKVIASAVQTLSRQNLRSLTINDGRNFMQEFLCSSTPLSLQSLKINVSVGSRVPNWVGSLVNLQRLCLQLNEVGHDDICILGALPALVDLILKRGPDGLHRISYYGLRFNHSKLRISGDVGFRCLRQFYFDAYYYPLHLMFEVGSMPRLDKLTMAFRLDRDIEDGVFNFGIENLPNLLILTCIIASGHMYKAAKAAAERTAKTHPNKPTLFCYSS, translated from the coding sequence ATGTGTAGGtattttgttgttgttgatgataTATGGGATGTGGTCACATGGGATATTATTAAGCTTGCATTCCCCATGACTAGTCTTGGCAGTATCATTATCACCACTACTCGTAAAAACGATGTTGCAGAATCATGTCGTTCATCATTTAGTGGTGCCATTTATGGTATAAGACCACTTAATATGGTGCTTTCAAGACAACTATTTCACAGAAGGCTATTCAAATCCAACGAAGACTGTCCTTCACATCTTGAGAGGCTTGCTTATCAAATGTTGAGAAAGTGTGATGGCTTACCTTTGGCAATCATTGCTATATCTGGTTTGTTGGCTAATAGAGAAAGAACAGAGGATACATGGAATGCAGTGGAAAAATCAATTGGCCGTGCGCTCGAAAGGAATCCTACCATTGAAGGAATGATAAAGATATTATCACTTAGTTACTTTGATCTTCCTCCTCATCTCAAAACGTGTCTCTTGTATTTGAGTATATTTCCAGAAGATGCTATTATTCAGACAAAAAACCTGATATGGAGATGGATTGCAGAAGGGTttgttcacaaggatggcaaacaTACGGCATTTGAGTTAGGAGAGAGGTATTTCAATGAGCTCATCAATAGAAATTTGATCCAGGTTGCACACACAAACAGATTTGGCAAGGTGAAGAGTTGTCGAGTTCATGACACAATTCTTGATTTCATCATATCCAAGTCCATCGAAGAGAACTTTGTTAGTTTAGTTGGTGTTCCTAGTCTAACTGTCGGGACACAAAGGAAAGTCCGCCGACTCTCTCTCCAAGTTGATGATCAAGGAAAGTCTGTAATACCAACATGTCTAGTGTTGTCTCATGTTCGGTCACTCAATGTGTTTGTTCAATCATTTGAAATCCCTTCTCTTGATGAGTTCAGGCGTTTACGTGTTTTGGACTTTGGAGGTTGCATGAAATTGGAAAACCATCATCTTTCAAATATAGGGAGGTTGTTTCAGCTAAGGTGCCTGATACTGAGAAACAGAGAGATAACAGAGCTTCCAGAAGTAATTGGTCATTTATGTTGCTTAGAAGTATTGGACATAAGACGCACCAATGTCAAGGAATTACCAGCAACTATTGTCAATCTTGGAAAATTGGTGTGTCTCCTCATGCCAGATTGTGTTAAAATTCCTGATGGAATTGCAAAGATGCAAGCACTAGAGGTGTTCAATTGGGTTACAGTCTTCAAGCAGACATCCAACTTGCTGCATGAACTTGGGCAGCTAAAGAATCTGAGGGAGCTGGTCATCAGTCTTTGTATTTATTCTTCCCATGATGATGATACTATAAGAACTTTGGAGGTTATAAAAGTTATAGCCTCTGCAGTTCAAACCCTATCCAGACAGAACCTCCGTTCTCTAACTATTAATGATGGGAGGAACTTCATGCAGGAATTTTTGTGCTCTTCTACTCCGCTTAGCCTCCAATCACTTAAGATCAATGTTTCAGTTGGTTCACGGGTCCCGAATTGGGTGGGCTCCCTCGTCAACCTTCAGCGGTTATGTCTTCAATTGAATGAAGTCGGGCATGATGATATCTGCATCCTTGGAGCCTTACCCGCTCTGGTTGATCTTATTCTGAAAAGAGGACCAGATGGACTCCATAGAATTAGTTACTATGGGCTCAGGTTCAACCACAGTAAGCTCAGAATCAGTGGTGACGTCGGGTTCCGATGCTTGAGGCAGTTTTATTTTGATGCATACTATTACCCGTTGCATCTCATGTTTGAAGTAGGATCCATGCCCAGGCTAGACAAACTTACCATGGCCTTCCGCTTAGATAGAGATATTGAGGATGGTGTTTTTAATTTTGGAATTGAAAATCTTCCCAATCTCTTAATTCTCACATGTATAATAGCATCAGGCCACATGTATAAGGCTGCAAAGGCTGCTGCAGAGAGAACAGCGAAGACACATCCCAACAAACCAACTCTATTCTGTTATTCTTCTTAA
- the LOC123139802 gene encoding uncharacterized protein yields MTTLPGRSLFTRWGIPISLLSSHSTAALVSRCTRRRRLSFSSPGQVLGSSAADPFCASQIRVQIDGAEEINNPLFTWHADRLAAPAPELPPPTSLLLAWIHNRVQAAAGSIPRGCEEAMRKIIRRYEDHARRVPWNVRLVQGGAWRRSRRRSVVSDTSGRRPGPLDGLQSVMIG; encoded by the exons ATGACCACCCTTCCTGGTCGGTCGTTGTTTACGCGTTGGGGGATCCCCATCTCGCTTCTCAGTTCTCACTCCACTGCTGCCCTCGTCTCGCGGTGCACGCGTCGCCGGCGCCTGAGCTTCTCCTCGCCGGGCCAGGTGCTGGGTTCCTCCGCGGCAGATCCATTCTGTGCTAGCCAGATACGT GTCCAGATCGACGGCGCCGAGGAAATAAATAACCCACTGTTCACCTGGCACGCCGACCGTCTCGCGGCGCCGGCGCCAGAgctcccacctcccacctccctTCTCCTCGCCTGGATCCACAACCGAGTTCAAGCCGCGGCCGGATCCATCCCGCGAG GTTGCGAGGAGGCTATGCGGAAGATCATCCGGAGGTACGAGGATCATGCTCGACGGGTGCCATGGAACGTGCGGTTGGTGCAAGGTGGGGCATGGCGGCGATCGCGGAGGCGGTCGGTGGTGTCAGACACTTCGGGCAGGAGGCCTGGACCGCTCGATGGGCTGCAGTCGGTAATGATCGGCTAG